One Rhizobium sp. NRK18 genomic window carries:
- the hisC gene encoding histidinol-phosphate transaminase, translating to MTMPLGKHIRDEVRALTPYNAGLTIEEVMAAYQPASIAKLGSNENPFGPSPKAVQAMNALGSSIALYPDPLARSVGTALAEKLGVDPQTIIFGNGSEDLIGAVCRAVLNPGDVVATLYPSFPLHEDYATTMGATVERIVIGDDFAIPLDDLIAAANRAKMLIFSNPMNPVGAWLGTEAFRRLTASLSKDTLLVVDEAYFEYAALEDDFPSALEALKGSELNWLVLRTLSKAYGLAGLRIGYGITSSPDFKSYLDRVRTPFNVNAAAQAAALAAIADEDHVQAGVRYIRSERERLARILTDEGLKVAPSAGNFLFVDTGQPSDAVATALLRSGTIVKPWRQEGFRHFIRVSIGKAEDNDKFVADFLAFMRKT from the coding sequence ATCACCATGCCATTGGGCAAGCATATACGCGACGAAGTCCGGGCACTGACACCGTACAATGCCGGGCTGACGATCGAGGAAGTGATGGCGGCCTATCAGCCCGCAAGCATCGCCAAGCTCGGCTCCAACGAAAACCCCTTCGGGCCGTCGCCGAAGGCCGTTCAGGCGATGAACGCTCTCGGCTCGTCGATTGCGCTCTATCCCGACCCTCTGGCCCGCAGTGTCGGCACCGCACTGGCCGAAAAGCTTGGCGTCGACCCGCAGACGATTATCTTCGGGAACGGATCCGAAGACCTGATCGGCGCCGTGTGCCGGGCTGTGCTGAACCCCGGCGATGTCGTGGCGACGCTTTATCCCTCGTTCCCGCTTCACGAGGACTACGCGACGACGATGGGGGCGACGGTCGAGCGGATCGTCATCGGCGACGACTTCGCCATTCCGCTCGACGACCTCATCGCAGCCGCCAATCGCGCCAAGATGCTGATCTTCTCGAACCCGATGAACCCGGTCGGCGCCTGGCTAGGCACCGAGGCGTTTCGCAGGCTGACAGCATCCTTGTCGAAGGACACCTTGCTGGTCGTCGATGAAGCCTATTTCGAATATGCGGCGCTCGAAGACGACTTCCCGTCGGCGCTCGAGGCGCTCAAGGGCTCCGAGCTCAACTGGCTTGTCCTCAGAACCCTCTCGAAGGCCTATGGTCTGGCGGGTTTGCGGATCGGCTACGGCATTACCAGCAGCCCTGACTTCAAGTCCTATCTCGACAGGGTCCGCACGCCGTTTAACGTCAATGCGGCCGCCCAGGCTGCCGCACTCGCCGCCATCGCCGACGAAGATCATGTGCAGGCCGGGGTGCGCTACATCCGCTCCGAGCGGGAAAGGCTGGCCCGGATATTGACGGATGAAGGCCTGAAGGTCGCCCCGTCGGCCGGCAATTTTCTCTTCGTCGACACCGGCCAGCCCTCCGATGCCGTCGCCACCGCGCTTTTGAGAAGCGGCACCATCGTCAAACCCTGGCGTCAGGAAGGCTTCCGCCACTTCATCCGGGTCAGCATCGGCAAGGCGGAGGACAACGACAAGTTCGTCGCGGATTTCCTTGCCTTCATGCGAAAGACATGA